The following coding sequences lie in one Gadus macrocephalus chromosome 1, ASM3116895v1 genomic window:
- the zgc:103759 gene encoding LOW QUALITY PROTEIN: U8 snoRNA-decapping enzyme (The sequence of the model RefSeq protein was modified relative to this genomic sequence to represent the inferred CDS: inserted 1 base in 1 codon) has product MASGQLSRAEALTREGVRHACHVMLYCDTRSKLFQRTPIGHVVLMQMRFDGLLGFPGGLVDPGESLEAGLSREVMEETGVALAFCEEDHMASCLAPTTSGPPSAPPLITHFYVKKMEEDQIRAMEVAGPSRAADHGLEVVTVCPGVVRVPLYFLSDGGGLPXFLSHGFAGNARSQLLDALRRYHLVAPDDLGRALASAAQVTARSAAGLQGALAEDTLQSSS; this is encoded by the exons ATGGCGAGCGGACAGCTGTCCAGAGCGGAGGCGTTGACACGCGAGGGCGTCAGGCACGCCTGCCACGTGATGCTCTACTGCGACACCCGGTCCAAGCTATTCCAGAGAACGCCCATCGGACACGTCGTACTG ATGCAGATGCGTTTTGACGGTCTGTTGGGTTTTCCTGGCGG cctggtgGACCCTGGAGAGAGCCTGGAGGCGGGGCTTAgcagggaggtgatggaggagacggGCGTGGCCCTTGCTTTCTGCGAGGAGGATCACATGGCGTCCTGCTTGGCTCCGACCACCTCCGGccccccctcggcccccccccTGATAACACACTTCTACgtgaagaagatggaggaggatcAGATCAGGGCCATGGAGGTAGCGGGCCCCTCCAGGGCCGCGGACCACGGCCTGGAGgtagtcactgtgt GTCCTGGCGTGGTGCGCGTCCCGCTGTACTTCTTGAGCGACGGCGGCGGTCTCC GCTTCCTGTCACATGGTTTCGCGGGGAACGCCCGCTCCCAGCTGCTGGACGCTCTGAGGCGCTACCACCTGGTCGCCCCCGACGACCTGGGCCGCGCCCTTGCCTCGGCCGCCCAGGTGACCGCGCGCTCGGCGGCCGGCCTGCAGGGCGCACTCGCCGAGGACACACTGCAGAGCTCctcatag
- the gss gene encoding glutathione synthetase: MEQGIPEAILSDTRLLQDLAEVAKDTALLNGVLMRTKEEPNSSELVTYAPFTLFPTAVPRGVFEQALAVQTQYNLLVDKISQDSQFLEEALASTAESDDFTRRLFSIYRQTTKEGRSQSVVLGLNRSDYMLDQQEGLPPALKQIEINTIAASFGGLASHTPDLHRHVLKVAGLSDLSHRILDNNPAAGLARGLAKAWELYGVERAVVMFLVEDVQRNIMDHRCVENELWSRDIPTIRRKFEDVSLGPDKRLFVDGQEVAVVYFRNGYMPENYPTEQSWETRLLIERSRAIKCPDIATHLAGTKKVQQVLARPGVLERFFPEQPQVVQQIRATFAGLYTLDQGQEGDKTVAMAMANPEQFVLKPQREGGGNNFYGSEICRVLEEARGSSKRTAYILMEKVQARVSVNYLLRRGAPLQPSQCLSELGVFGVYVRQGTDMVMNECVGHLLRTKSSEHADGGVAAGVAVLDNPLLV; encoded by the exons ATGGAGCAGGGCATACCCGAGGCGATACTGTCGGATACTCGTCTCCTCCAAGACTTGGCAGAGGTGGCAAAAGACACCGCTCTTCTCAATGGTGTCTTAATGCGGACCAAAGAGGAGCCCAACTCCTCAGAG TTGGTGACCTACGCTCCGTTCACGCTGTTCCCGACCGCCGTGCCCAGAGGCGTGTTCGAGCAGGCGCTGGCGGTACAGACCCAGTACAACCTGCTGGTGGACAAGATCAGCCAGGACTCTCAGTTCCTGGAGGAGGCTCTGGCTAG caCCGCGGAATCGGATGACTTCACCCGGAGGCTGTTTAGCATTTATCGGCAGACGACTAAAGAAGGGAGGTCACAG TCCGTCGTGCTGGGGCTGAACCGCTCCGACTACATGCTGGACCAGCAGGAGGGCTTGCCCCCCGCCCTGAAGCAGATAGAGATCAACACCATCGCGGCCAGCTTCGGCGGACTGGCGTCGCACACGCCTGACCTGCACCG ACATGTGCTTAAAGTGGCAGGCCTCTCGGACCTCAGCCACCGTATCCTTGACAACAACCCGGCCGCAGGCTTGGCCAGGGGGCTAGCTAAAGCCTGGGAACTCTACGGAGTAGAGAG GGCAGTGGTCATGTTCCTGGTGGAAGATGTCCAGCGTAACATCATGGACCATCGATGCGTTGAGAATGAACTGTGGAGCAG gGATATCCCAACTATAAGAAGAAAATTTGAAGATGTGTCCCTTGGCCCGGACAAGCGGCTCTTTGT CGATGGCcaggaggtggcggtggtgtaCTTCAGGAATGGCTACATGCCTGAGAACTACCCCACAGAACAG AGCTGGGAGACCCGCCTGTTGATAGAGCGCTCCCGGGCCATCAAGTGTCCCGACATCGCCACCCACCTGGCCGGGACCAAGAAGGTCCAGCAGGTGCTGGCCCGGCCGGGGGTGCTGGAGCGCTTCTTCCCCGAGCAGCCCCAGGTGGTGCAGCAGATCAGGGCCACCTTCGCTGGCCTCTACACCCTGGaccag GGCCAAGAGGGGGACAAAACGGTCGCCATGGCGATGGCCAATCCGGAGCAGTTTGTCCTGAAGCCTCAACGTGAAGGAGGAG GGAACAACTTCTACGGGTCTGAGATCTGCCGGGTCctggaggaagcccggggctcCAGCAAGCGCACGGCCTACATCCTGATGGAAAAGGTGCAGGCGCGGGTCTCCGTCAACTACCTGCTGCGGCGGGGCGCGCCCCTGCAGCCCAGCCAGTGTCTCAGCGAGCTGGGGGTGTTCGGCGTCTACGTcag GCAGGGTACGGACATGGTCATGAACGAGTGCGTCGGCCACCTGCTGAGGACCAAGAGCTCGGAGCACGCCGATGGGGGCGTGGCCGCGGGCGTGGCCGTGCTGGACAACCCCCTGCTGGTCTGA
- the LOC132462682 gene encoding glutathione synthetase-like isoform X2 translates to MKAYRTLYELMDNPEKLQVLAKEAKVFCLLNGLPYPMKESPELVTYAPVTLFPTPVRRAVFEQALAVQPHYNLLVDRISQDAAFLEEALSSTVLADDFTARLFNIHKQMLSEGRASPIVLGINRSDYMLDESEDQGGLLKLVEINTFAAGAFGTSDTIAPLHRHVLRLAGLEGLRSSVPDSNSTVRLACALQRAWELYARPQAAILFLVDDVEMIFFSHFKLINELRERDGREVAVVFFRDGYVPGHYTEESWATRLLMERSWAIKCPDVATHLAGTKKVQQVLARPGVLERFFPEQPQVVQQIRATFVGSYTLDQCPEGDRAAAMAMDSPDRYVLKPQREGGGHNFFDADLVRVLEEEGAGLGRASYILMERLRPRVERNVLLRRDTPPEPCDVVGELGVFGAYIRAAGEMVLNVAAGHVMRTKPAEHSQGGVNQGLAVFDNLILC, encoded by the exons ATGAAAGCGTACCGAACTCTGTACGAGCTGATGGACAATCCAGAGAAATTGCAGGTTTTAGCCAAAGAAGCAAAAGTGTTTTGTCTGCTAAATGGGCTGCCGTACCCCATGAAGGAATCGCCTGAG TTGGTGACGTACGCGCCCGTCACGCTCTTCCCGACGCCGGTCCGCAGGGCGGTGTTCGAGCAGGCCTTGGCGGTCCAGCCTCACTACAACCTGCTGGTGGACAGGATCAGCCAGGACGCCGCCTTCCTGGAGGAAGCTCTCTCCAG CACGGTCCTGGCGGATGACTTCACCGCTCGACTCTTCAACATCCACAAGCAGATGCTGTCCGAGGGCAGAGCCTCG CCCATCGTCCTGGGCATCAACAGGTCTGACTACATGCTGGACGAGAGCGAGGACCAGGGAGGCCTGCTGAAGCTGGTGGAGATAAACACCTTCGCTGCCGGGGCCTTCGGGACCAGTGACACGATCGCACCCCTGCACAG GCACGTGTTGAGACTGGCGGGTCTGGAGGGGCTGAGGTCGTCCGTTCCAGACAGTAACTCCACGGTGCGGCTCGCCTGCGCCCTCCAGAGGGCCTGGGAGCTCTACGCCCGGCCACA GGCAGCCATCCTGTTTCTGGTGGATGATGTAGAGATGATCTTCTTCAGTCACTTCAAGCTTATAAACGAGCTTCGGGAAAG AGATGGGCgggaggtggcggtggtgtttttcagagatggttATGTGCCGGGCCACTACACAGAAGAG AGCTGGGCGACCCGCCTGTTGATGGAGCGCTCCTGGGCCATCAAGTGTCCCGACGTCGCCACCCACCTGGCCGGGACCAAGAAGGTCCAGCAGGTGCTGGCCCGGCCGGGGGTGCTGGAGCGCTTCTTCCCCGAGCAGCCCCAGGTGGTGCAGCAGATCAGGGCCACCTTTGTGGGCTCCTACACCCTGGACCAG TGTCCGGAGGGGGACCGCGCGGCTGCCATGGCGATGGACTCGCCCGACAGATACGTACTGAAGcctcagagagaaggaggag GACACAACTTCTTCGACGCGGACCTTGTgcgggtgctggaggaggagggggcgggcctTGGCCGAGCGTCCTACATCCTGATGGAGCGCCTCCGGCCCCGGGTGGAGCGCAACGTCCTGCTGAGGAGGGACACGCCGCCGGAGCCCTGCGATGTGGTCGGAGAGCTGGGCGTGTTCGGAGCCTACATCAG GGCGGCGGGGGAGATGGTTCTGAACGTGGCGGCGGGTCACGTGATGCGGACCAAGCCTGCCGAGCACTCCCAGGGCGGCGTGAACCAGGGCCTGGCCGTTTTCGACAACCTCATCCTGTGCTGA
- the LOC132462682 gene encoding glutathione synthetase-like isoform X1: MKAYRTLYELMDNPEKLQVLAKEAKVFCLLNGLPYPMKESPELVTYAPVTLFPTPVRRAVFEQALAVQPHYNLLVDRISQDAAFLEEALSSTVLADDFTARLFNIHKQMLSEGRASPIVLGINRSDYMLDESEDQGGLLKLVEINTFAAGAFGTSDTIAPLHRHVLRLAGLEGLRSSVPDSNSTVRLACALQRAWELYARPQAAILFLVDDVEMIFFSHFKLINELRERGISSIRNNFEFVHKTGRLSSDDRLFVDGREVAVVFFRDGYVPGHYTEESWATRLLMERSWAIKCPDVATHLAGTKKVQQVLARPGVLERFFPEQPQVVQQIRATFVGSYTLDQCPEGDRAAAMAMDSPDRYVLKPQREGGGHNFFDADLVRVLEEEGAGLGRASYILMERLRPRVERNVLLRRDTPPEPCDVVGELGVFGAYIRAAGEMVLNVAAGHVMRTKPAEHSQGGVNQGLAVFDNLILC, encoded by the exons ATGAAAGCGTACCGAACTCTGTACGAGCTGATGGACAATCCAGAGAAATTGCAGGTTTTAGCCAAAGAAGCAAAAGTGTTTTGTCTGCTAAATGGGCTGCCGTACCCCATGAAGGAATCGCCTGAG TTGGTGACGTACGCGCCCGTCACGCTCTTCCCGACGCCGGTCCGCAGGGCGGTGTTCGAGCAGGCCTTGGCGGTCCAGCCTCACTACAACCTGCTGGTGGACAGGATCAGCCAGGACGCCGCCTTCCTGGAGGAAGCTCTCTCCAG CACGGTCCTGGCGGATGACTTCACCGCTCGACTCTTCAACATCCACAAGCAGATGCTGTCCGAGGGCAGAGCCTCG CCCATCGTCCTGGGCATCAACAGGTCTGACTACATGCTGGACGAGAGCGAGGACCAGGGAGGCCTGCTGAAGCTGGTGGAGATAAACACCTTCGCTGCCGGGGCCTTCGGGACCAGTGACACGATCGCACCCCTGCACAG GCACGTGTTGAGACTGGCGGGTCTGGAGGGGCTGAGGTCGTCCGTTCCAGACAGTAACTCCACGGTGCGGCTCGCCTGCGCCCTCCAGAGGGCCTGGGAGCTCTACGCCCGGCCACA GGCAGCCATCCTGTTTCTGGTGGATGATGTAGAGATGATCTTCTTCAGTCACTTCAAGCTTATAAACGAGCTTCGGGAAAG GGGAATCTCAAGCATCCGAAACAACTTTGAGTTTGTGCACAAAACGGGTCGGTTGAGCAGCGACGACAgactgtttgt AGATGGGCgggaggtggcggtggtgtttttcagagatggttATGTGCCGGGCCACTACACAGAAGAG AGCTGGGCGACCCGCCTGTTGATGGAGCGCTCCTGGGCCATCAAGTGTCCCGACGTCGCCACCCACCTGGCCGGGACCAAGAAGGTCCAGCAGGTGCTGGCCCGGCCGGGGGTGCTGGAGCGCTTCTTCCCCGAGCAGCCCCAGGTGGTGCAGCAGATCAGGGCCACCTTTGTGGGCTCCTACACCCTGGACCAG TGTCCGGAGGGGGACCGCGCGGCTGCCATGGCGATGGACTCGCCCGACAGATACGTACTGAAGcctcagagagaaggaggag GACACAACTTCTTCGACGCGGACCTTGTgcgggtgctggaggaggagggggcgggcctTGGCCGAGCGTCCTACATCCTGATGGAGCGCCTCCGGCCCCGGGTGGAGCGCAACGTCCTGCTGAGGAGGGACACGCCGCCGGAGCCCTGCGATGTGGTCGGAGAGCTGGGCGTGTTCGGAGCCTACATCAG GGCGGCGGGGGAGATGGTTCTGAACGTGGCGGCGGGTCACGTGATGCGGACCAAGCCTGCCGAGCACTCCCAGGGCGGCGTGAACCAGGGCCTGGCCGTTTTCGACAACCTCATCCTGTGCTGA